In Spartinivicinus poritis, a genomic segment contains:
- the groL gene encoding chaperonin GroEL (60 kDa chaperone family; promotes refolding of misfolded polypeptides especially under stressful conditions; forms two stacked rings of heptamers to form a barrel-shaped 14mer; ends can be capped by GroES; misfolded proteins enter the barrel where they are refolded when GroES binds): MAKEVVFSDDARQRMLLGVNQLADAVKATLGPKGRNVIIEKSFGAPTITKDGVSVAKEIELKDKFENMGAQMVKEVASQANDKAGDGTTTATVLAQSIVNEGLKSVAAGMNPMDLKRGIDKAVVAVVEKLQAAATPCETSKSIAQVGTISANADEQVGEIIAQAMEKVGKEGVITVEEGSGLENELDVVEGMQFDRGYLSPYFINNQESMSAELESPYILLVDKKISNIRDLLPVLEAVAKASKPLLIIAEDVEGEALATLVVNNMRGIVKVAAVKAPGFGDRRKAMLQDIAILTGGTVISEEVGLSLEGATLDDLGQAKRVTITKEDTTVVDGAGAAADIQARVEQIRAEIEQSTSDYDKEKLQERVAKLAGGVAVIKVGAGSEVEMKEKKARVEDALHATRAAVEEGVVAGGGVALVRALQGITVEGDNEDQNQGVALALRALEAPIRQIAENAGDEGSVVVDKVKQGEGSFGYNAATGEYGDMIEMGILDPAKVTRAALQAAASVAGLMITTEAMVAEIPEDKPAPDMGGMGGGMGGMGGMM, from the coding sequence ATGGCAAAAGAAGTCGTTTTCAGTGATGACGCCCGTCAGCGCATGTTGCTAGGTGTTAACCAATTAGCAGATGCAGTTAAGGCTACCTTAGGACCAAAAGGTCGTAATGTAATTATCGAAAAATCTTTCGGTGCGCCAACCATTACTAAAGATGGTGTTTCTGTTGCGAAAGAAATCGAGCTGAAAGACAAGTTCGAAAACATGGGCGCGCAAATGGTTAAAGAAGTAGCGTCTCAAGCAAATGACAAAGCAGGTGACGGTACAACAACTGCGACTGTACTCGCTCAGTCAATCGTTAACGAAGGTTTGAAGTCTGTTGCTGCAGGCATGAACCCAATGGACCTAAAGCGTGGTATCGACAAAGCAGTTGTTGCTGTTGTTGAAAAATTACAAGCGGCTGCGACTCCATGTGAAACCTCAAAGTCTATTGCTCAAGTAGGTACCATTTCTGCTAACGCTGATGAGCAAGTCGGTGAAATCATTGCTCAAGCAATGGAAAAAGTAGGTAAAGAAGGTGTAATCACTGTAGAAGAAGGCAGTGGTTTAGAGAACGAACTGGACGTTGTTGAAGGTATGCAGTTTGACCGTGGCTACCTGTCACCTTACTTCATCAACAACCAAGAAAGCATGAGTGCTGAGCTGGAAAGCCCATACATTCTGTTGGTTGATAAGAAAATCTCTAACATCCGTGATCTGCTACCCGTTCTAGAAGCGGTTGCTAAAGCATCTAAGCCACTGTTAATTATTGCTGAAGATGTTGAAGGCGAAGCATTAGCAACACTGGTTGTTAACAACATGCGTGGCATCGTTAAAGTAGCCGCTGTTAAAGCGCCTGGCTTCGGTGATCGTCGTAAGGCTATGTTGCAAGACATCGCTATTCTGACTGGCGGAACGGTTATTTCTGAAGAAGTCGGCCTGTCTTTAGAAGGCGCTACCTTAGATGATCTTGGCCAAGCTAAGCGTGTAACGATCACTAAAGAAGACACAACAGTTGTTGACGGTGCTGGCGCTGCTGCTGATATTCAAGCGCGTGTTGAGCAAATCCGTGCTGAAATTGAGCAATCTACTTCTGACTACGACAAAGAAAAACTGCAAGAGCGCGTTGCTAAGCTTGCTGGTGGTGTTGCCGTCATCAAAGTAGGTGCTGGTTCTGAAGTAGAAATGAAAGAGAAGAAAGCCCGTGTTGAAGACGCATTACACGCAACTCGTGCCGCTGTAGAAGAAGGCGTTGTTGCTGGTGGTGGTGTTGCACTGGTGCGTGCTTTACAAGGCATCACTGTTGAAGGTGATAACGAAGATCAAAACCAAGGTGTTGCTTTAGCACTGCGTGCTTTAGAAGCGCCAATTCGTCAAATCGCTGAAAATGCTGGTGATGAAGGCTCTGTAGTTGTAGACAAAGTGAAGCAAGGCGAAGGTAGCTTTGGTTACAATGCTGCAACGGGTGAGTACGGCGATATGATTGAGATGGGTATTCTTGATCCAGCTAAAGTAACTCGTGCTGCACTACAAGCAGCAGCATCTGTTGCTGGTCTGATGATCACGACTGAAGCAATGGTTGCTGAAATCCCAGAAGATAAGCCTGCGCCTGATATGGGCGGCATGGGCGGTGGCATGGGTGGAATGGGCGGCATGATGTAA
- a CDS encoding methyl-accepting chemotaxis protein: MEWLKQSLVVKIFSLFIVGLTLIFAVSEWGFLRFSHTVDQHQTLLNQEFNNALTITQINLEFKRQVQEWKNVLIRGNDANQLNKYWGRFEAQEKKIKTMLEALQQNVKDKETLNTLENFRTKYQEMATKYRQGKDTFVQSKFDISKGDKSVSGVDREPSKLLEEAAARLSTIAAEEAATAKADSNKVSLVATSSMIVILVIVGVALSLMLHHFLVKPTRQIIDHISNVSEGELTTVLQLDREDELGKLASAANQLQLSLKTTVTNLKDALSSLSFSSSELVQISSGINKGIQEQHSRTDQVATAMNQMTATANEVAEHAQGAASAASQADESAQESMTVMEGTIKTIENMSQEIANASEVIQKLEEDTKSIGTVLDVIRGIAEQTNLLALNAAIEAARAGDQGRGFAVVADEVRTLAQRTQQSTAEIQGIIENVQVGAHHAVEAIERGKTQTDLGVERVSQAGTALKNITQAVEEIRDMNHQIATAAEEQTSVAEDITQNIHEITTIASSNSDQAEKTAQTSAALEDLSNELEKIVNKLGH, encoded by the coding sequence ATGGAGTGGCTAAAGCAAAGCTTAGTAGTCAAAATTTTCTCATTATTTATTGTGGGTCTTACCCTGATATTTGCTGTTTCTGAATGGGGTTTTCTAAGATTTAGTCATACTGTTGATCAGCATCAAACACTACTTAATCAAGAGTTTAATAACGCGCTTACCATTACTCAAATTAATCTTGAATTTAAACGACAGGTTCAGGAATGGAAAAATGTTTTAATTCGCGGTAACGATGCTAACCAACTAAATAAATACTGGGGGCGTTTCGAAGCACAAGAGAAAAAAATAAAAACCATGCTAGAAGCGCTTCAACAAAATGTTAAGGACAAAGAAACCCTCAACACTCTCGAAAACTTCAGGACTAAATACCAAGAAATGGCCACAAAATACCGGCAAGGAAAGGATACTTTTGTTCAGTCCAAGTTTGATATCAGTAAGGGCGATAAAAGCGTCAGTGGTGTTGATCGAGAACCATCAAAGCTACTGGAAGAAGCAGCTGCACGCTTATCGACAATAGCTGCGGAAGAAGCCGCTACTGCAAAAGCAGACAGTAATAAAGTCAGTTTAGTGGCTACCTCATCCATGATAGTTATTTTAGTGATTGTTGGTGTTGCCCTAAGCTTGATGTTACATCACTTTCTGGTAAAACCCACCAGACAAATAATCGACCATATCAGCAATGTTAGCGAGGGTGAGCTTACTACCGTACTCCAGCTTGACCGAGAAGATGAACTTGGCAAACTTGCCAGTGCAGCCAACCAGCTGCAGCTCTCCCTTAAAACGACTGTGACTAACCTAAAAGATGCTTTAAGCAGCTTATCTTTTTCTTCCTCAGAATTAGTGCAGATCTCATCTGGAATCAACAAAGGTATTCAGGAACAGCACTCCAGAACGGACCAAGTAGCCACAGCCATGAATCAAATGACCGCCACTGCAAATGAAGTGGCAGAACATGCTCAAGGCGCCGCTAGTGCAGCCAGCCAAGCAGATGAATCAGCCCAGGAAAGCATGACGGTAATGGAAGGCACTATTAAAACCATTGAAAATATGTCACAAGAAATTGCTAATGCATCAGAGGTTATTCAAAAGCTAGAAGAAGACACCAAAAGTATTGGTACTGTATTAGACGTCATTCGAGGTATTGCTGAACAAACTAACCTGCTAGCTCTAAACGCAGCCATTGAAGCAGCACGGGCAGGTGATCAAGGTCGAGGGTTTGCAGTCGTGGCCGATGAAGTAAGGACACTGGCCCAACGTACTCAGCAATCGACAGCAGAAATACAAGGCATTATTGAAAATGTTCAAGTGGGTGCACACCACGCAGTTGAAGCGATTGAGCGAGGCAAAACCCAAACCGATCTTGGGGTAGAAAGAGTATCTCAGGCTGGTACTGCTTTAAAAAATATTACTCAGGCAGTTGAAGAAATTCGTGATATGAACCACCAAATTGCCACTGCGGCAGAAGAGCAAACCTCTGTTGCAGAAGATATAACCCAGAACATCCATGAAATTACCACCATTGCTTCTTCCAACAGTGATCAAGCAGAAAAAACTGCACAAACCAGCGCCGCTTTGGAAGATTTGTCTAATGAGCTTGAAAAAATCGTTAACAAACTAGGCCACTAA
- a CDS encoding SDR family oxidoreductase, which translates to MDITNKVIVITGAAQGLGRAMAERFAKQQAQLALVDLNEDKLLEAVNHCQSLGAKAHSFIANVADETSVENLFEQVSQQFGKIDALINNAGVLRDRMLVKVKDGQIVNKMSLAEWQSVIDVNLTGLFLCGRECAAKMIEKQQPGVIINISSIARAGNIGQTNYAAAKAGAVALTVTWAKELARHGIRCAAIAPGFIGTEMTASMKPDALERMTSQIPLNRMGTPDEIAQAAEFILQNDYFSGRVIEVDGAFRL; encoded by the coding sequence ATGGATATTACCAATAAAGTCATTGTCATTACTGGAGCTGCTCAAGGGCTGGGCAGAGCTATGGCCGAGCGCTTTGCCAAGCAGCAAGCTCAACTAGCATTGGTAGACCTTAATGAAGATAAATTACTAGAAGCAGTTAATCACTGCCAATCACTTGGTGCAAAAGCTCACTCATTTATAGCCAATGTGGCAGATGAAACATCCGTTGAAAACTTATTTGAGCAAGTGAGTCAACAGTTTGGAAAGATTGATGCGCTCATCAATAATGCCGGAGTTTTACGGGACCGCATGTTAGTGAAAGTCAAAGACGGACAAATCGTCAATAAAATGAGCTTGGCAGAATGGCAAAGCGTTATTGATGTCAATCTGACTGGACTGTTTTTATGTGGTCGTGAATGTGCTGCAAAAATGATTGAAAAGCAACAGCCTGGCGTCATTATCAACATTTCCAGCATTGCGCGGGCAGGCAATATCGGCCAAACCAACTATGCTGCAGCCAAAGCTGGTGCAGTTGCCTTAACCGTTACCTGGGCAAAAGAACTGGCTCGACATGGTATTCGCTGTGCTGCCATTGCACCTGGTTTTATTGGTACGGAAATGACTGCCAGCATGAAACCAGACGCACTGGAACGCATGACCTCGCAAATCCCTTTAAACAGAATGGGCACTCCTGATGAGATTGCACAAGCAGCTGAGTTTATTCTACAGAATGATTATTTTTCGGGAAGAGTGATAGAAGTAGACGGCGCCTTCCGCCTTTAA
- a CDS encoding DUF481 domain-containing protein, with the protein MMSRLIKQIVYTCLIFISCSAVADTLTLSNGDKISGKIKYLDQEILVIKTPYANIQLDWTKVKSIKTKKPMTIVTRSGDVVHGKLASDGALYHVKQADGEVVEFAALNGISQLYPKEDKEKPWRFSGKTYAFLELKDGNTESEELNFDADLSFVHGVHRHDVGLETDRTTKKEHVVEDKLQADYSYDYFYNQHWYFTTNLGYEEDGIKELNERLSAGIGLGYEFFNTPLHKLSVEGGINHIREKYRDEGVKEFEVFRWALDYNKEMIFFDKLSFFHNHEMFIPKESSKNFRFESETGFEYRLPYNISTVLQYEYDYDNYPAEGKHKKDSTFSFGVGYKW; encoded by the coding sequence AATTTCTGGAAAAATTAAGTATCTCGACCAAGAGATACTAGTAATTAAAACACCTTATGCCAATATTCAGTTGGATTGGACTAAGGTGAAATCCATTAAGACTAAAAAGCCAATGACTATTGTTACTCGCTCTGGTGATGTGGTGCATGGCAAGCTAGCTAGTGATGGGGCACTGTATCATGTCAAGCAAGCAGATGGTGAAGTGGTTGAATTTGCTGCTTTAAATGGAATCAGCCAGCTTTACCCCAAAGAGGATAAAGAAAAACCTTGGCGGTTTTCTGGGAAAACCTACGCGTTTCTTGAGTTAAAAGATGGAAATACAGAGTCTGAAGAGCTGAATTTTGATGCTGATTTAAGCTTTGTTCATGGAGTACATCGTCATGACGTCGGGCTAGAAACTGATCGTACGACTAAAAAGGAGCATGTGGTAGAAGATAAGTTGCAAGCTGATTACAGCTATGACTACTTTTACAACCAGCACTGGTACTTTACTACCAACCTAGGCTATGAAGAAGACGGTATCAAAGAGCTGAATGAACGACTCTCTGCTGGTATTGGTTTGGGTTATGAATTCTTCAATACACCACTACACAAGCTTTCTGTTGAAGGTGGTATTAACCATATTCGAGAAAAATACCGGGATGAAGGGGTGAAAGAGTTCGAGGTGTTCCGTTGGGCCCTCGACTACAACAAGGAAATGATATTTTTTGATAAACTGTCGTTCTTCCACAACCACGAAATGTTTATCCCTAAAGAATCAAGCAAGAACTTCCGCTTCGAAAGTGAAACCGGTTTTGAATACAGGCTACCTTATAATATCTCAACAGTACTGCAGTATGAGTACGACTACGATAACTACCCAGCAGAGGGTAAGCATAAGAAAGATAGCACCTTCTCCTTTGGGGTAGGGTATAAGTGGTAA
- a CDS encoding HugZ family protein: MSKKEQAALAARQLLLNQYHGVLATQSLSLPGYPFGSVVPYCLDGKGNLVMLISRIAQHTKNIEADNKVSLTVTEADIDDIQTGARLTWVGDAYQVNDPLLAERYYAFFPQARGYHQTHDFDFYVIELVRARFIGGFGEIYWLEPELLVKPNPFFGEVEQGMVQHMNQDHTKAMITYCQKASIQLPDGVAPQMAGIDSEGFNLRVADKVVRLAFHEVAETPQQVRKLLVAMAG; the protein is encoded by the coding sequence ATGAGCAAAAAAGAGCAAGCAGCTTTAGCTGCACGACAGTTGTTACTAAACCAATATCATGGTGTTTTGGCTACTCAATCACTTTCATTACCTGGCTATCCGTTTGGTTCAGTAGTGCCGTATTGTTTGGATGGTAAAGGGAATTTAGTGATGCTGATTAGTCGCATTGCTCAGCATACAAAAAATATAGAGGCTGATAATAAAGTGTCGTTAACGGTAACGGAAGCCGATATTGATGATATTCAAACCGGCGCCAGACTCACTTGGGTGGGCGATGCTTATCAGGTAAATGATCCATTACTGGCTGAGCGTTACTATGCATTTTTCCCTCAAGCCAGAGGCTATCATCAAACTCATGACTTTGACTTTTATGTGATTGAACTGGTGCGTGCTCGCTTTATTGGTGGATTTGGCGAAATTTATTGGCTAGAGCCAGAGCTGCTAGTTAAGCCGAACCCTTTCTTCGGTGAGGTAGAACAGGGTATGGTACAACACATGAATCAGGACCATACTAAAGCCATGATAACCTATTGCCAAAAGGCCAGCATTCAGTTGCCAGATGGTGTAGCGCCTCAGATGGCAGGTATTGATAGTGAAGGGTTTAACCTGCGAGTTGCTGATAAAGTTGTGCGGCTTGCTTTTCATGAAGTGGCCGAAACACCTCAGCAAGTGCGAAAGCTGTTAGTCGCTATGGCCGGTTGA
- a CDS encoding di-heme oxidoredictase family protein produces the protein MIKPMGKRPTTVVACFLVLPVFAGNEPTEQQKTKALSGGTATVFNTTHNAFSLPSANMPLSRKLDFSVGNSFFRNPWVIAPATTTARDGLGPVFNTNGCQNCHIKDGRGHPPESPNDNAVSLLVRLSVPAKTAEEKQQLVYSGVIPEPTYGGQLQDFGVPGVPEEGKVNIEYTPITVKFADGETVTLRQPNLTITGLNYGAMHKDTLLSARIASPMIGLGLLEAITEADILANADPDDRNNDGISGKANQVWDKTKEKPSLGRFGWKAGQPSLMQQNAAAFNGDIGITSNLFPSTDCTAKQAACQKAATGGNPEVEDKILKFVEFYSRNLAVPARRNLDDPMVQKGEKLFEQAQCSSCHITQFKTPTLKEQPEQSNQVIHPYTDLLLHDMGEGLADNRPEFLANGKEWRTPPLWGIGLTQQVNGHTFFLHDGRARNLMEAILWHGGEAEAAKQRVLNMAKQDRQALLAFLNSL, from the coding sequence ATGATTAAGCCTATGGGAAAACGACCCACAACAGTAGTCGCCTGTTTTTTGGTATTACCAGTATTTGCAGGTAATGAGCCCACTGAACAACAAAAAACCAAAGCACTCTCTGGCGGTACTGCCACTGTATTTAATACCACACACAATGCGTTCTCTCTCCCCTCAGCCAATATGCCACTAAGTCGCAAGCTGGACTTTAGCGTTGGCAACAGTTTTTTTCGCAATCCCTGGGTAATAGCGCCTGCGACAACAACGGCACGTGATGGTTTAGGTCCAGTTTTTAATACTAATGGCTGTCAGAACTGTCATATCAAAGATGGACGTGGCCACCCACCCGAAAGTCCCAACGATAATGCAGTGTCTTTGCTGGTCAGATTAAGTGTTCCAGCTAAAACCGCCGAAGAAAAACAACAATTGGTTTATTCCGGAGTCATACCTGAGCCAACCTATGGTGGCCAACTGCAAGATTTTGGCGTACCAGGGGTACCAGAAGAAGGGAAGGTAAATATTGAATATACCCCCATTACCGTGAAGTTTGCTGATGGAGAAACCGTCACGTTACGTCAGCCCAACCTAACTATTACAGGGCTGAATTATGGAGCTATGCACAAAGACACCCTACTTTCTGCCCGAATCGCCTCTCCTATGATCGGCTTAGGTTTATTAGAGGCCATCACTGAAGCGGATATTTTAGCTAATGCAGACCCTGATGATCGTAATAACGATGGTATTTCTGGCAAAGCCAACCAGGTTTGGGACAAAACCAAAGAGAAACCGTCCTTGGGCCGGTTTGGCTGGAAAGCAGGACAGCCCTCTTTAATGCAACAAAATGCTGCGGCTTTTAATGGGGATATTGGGATCACTTCCAACTTATTTCCAAGCACGGACTGCACTGCAAAACAAGCGGCTTGTCAAAAGGCAGCAACGGGCGGCAACCCAGAAGTAGAAGATAAAATTCTTAAGTTTGTCGAGTTTTATTCACGAAACCTGGCGGTCCCTGCCCGTCGCAATCTAGATGACCCAATGGTGCAAAAAGGTGAAAAGTTATTTGAACAAGCCCAATGCAGCAGCTGTCATATCACTCAGTTTAAAACCCCCACACTTAAGGAACAGCCTGAGCAGTCCAATCAAGTCATTCACCCCTATACCGACTTGTTATTACACGATATGGGCGAGGGGCTTGCTGATAACCGCCCTGAGTTTCTAGCTAATGGTAAAGAATGGCGTACACCACCCTTGTGGGGTATTGGGCTCACCCAACAGGTAAATGGCCATACTTTCTTTCTTCATGATGGACGTGCTCGCAATCTAATGGAAGCTATCCTGTGGCATGGTGGTGAAGCAGAAGCAGCGAAGCAACGTGTCCTCAACATGGCTAAACAAGACCGCCAAGCATTACTAGCCTTTCTCAACTCACTGTAA
- a CDS encoding co-chaperone GroES yields the protein MKIRPLHDRVVVRRQEEETTTSGGIVLPGTAAEKPNQGEVVAIGEGRVLDNGEVRPLSVKVGDKVVFGQYAGSNTVKIDGEELIIMNESEIYGVLEG from the coding sequence ATGAAAATCCGTCCATTACACGATCGCGTTGTCGTACGTCGTCAAGAAGAAGAAACCACTACTTCTGGCGGCATTGTGTTACCAGGTACTGCTGCTGAAAAGCCTAACCAAGGTGAAGTTGTTGCTATTGGTGAAGGCAGAGTTTTAGATAACGGCGAAGTACGTCCATTAAGTGTTAAGGTTGGCGACAAGGTCGTTTTTGGTCAGTACGCTGGAAGCAACACAGTAAAAATTGACGGCGAAGAGCTGATCATCATGAATGAAAGCGAAATTTATGGTGTGTTGGAAGGCTAA
- a CDS encoding FxsA family protein produces MRPLLMLFIVVPIVEMFVLIKVGEVIGAWLTIGLVLLTAVIGLQLLRQQGLSTLMHAQQKMQQGQIPAQEMAEGIVLAVGGALLLTPGFVTDAFGFCCLLPFTRHWLIKQAIKKGFKVHNVHASAHFTAEGSAHRDPHIIDGEFKREDDWHKLNK; encoded by the coding sequence ATGCGCCCCTTATTAATGTTATTTATTGTTGTCCCCATTGTTGAAATGTTTGTGCTGATTAAAGTGGGGGAAGTTATTGGTGCGTGGTTAACTATTGGTTTAGTGCTGCTAACGGCTGTGATTGGGTTACAACTGCTGCGTCAACAAGGGTTGTCGACGTTAATGCATGCCCAGCAAAAAATGCAGCAAGGGCAAATACCTGCACAGGAAATGGCTGAAGGTATTGTACTGGCAGTAGGAGGTGCATTATTACTCACACCGGGCTTTGTTACCGATGCCTTTGGCTTTTGCTGTTTACTTCCTTTTACCCGTCACTGGCTAATTAAACAGGCAATTAAGAAGGGCTTTAAAGTGCATAATGTGCATGCATCAGCTCACTTTACCGCAGAAGGATCTGCCCATCGCGACCCTCACATTATTGATGGGGAGTTTAAGCGAGAAGATGACTGGCATAAACTAAACAAATAA
- a CDS encoding imelysin family protein → MNFKQLPTVLSKTYLLTTLLIAASNSYWLSNVASADSPPPPAALSVHQQVSGFYQQLTNSARYFQQSSLELCQSPSAAKFTVVQNHWRQLMNSWMIAEVINFGPVQQGNMAWRFQFWPDKKNLIKRKVEGFLATHSQPNTISIETVKTSSVLVQGLSAAEYLLFDPQLKPDQQVTNSSQRCKMLASISAHLFANAQQLEKSWQTETATNKPTVEESISQLLNGMATLIERSHKKLVMPLGKQKANPYFAESWRSQHSIDNIKHNLISIKQLYQVQLKPLLLEKKQGNLLAEKIDQQFNFTFTLLGQFKQSLFILLKQQQLKQASQLAENLKQLKQLFSQQLPDKLGVIISFNANDGD, encoded by the coding sequence ATGAACTTTAAACAACTTCCAACTGTCTTAAGTAAAACCTACCTCCTAACAACATTGCTCATTGCCGCTAGTAACAGCTACTGGCTGAGCAATGTGGCTTCGGCCGATTCTCCACCGCCACCAGCAGCACTAAGCGTACATCAACAAGTGTCAGGGTTTTATCAACAGCTAACCAACTCAGCCCGTTACTTCCAGCAATCATCTTTAGAGCTGTGTCAATCACCTTCTGCAGCAAAGTTTACAGTTGTACAAAATCACTGGCGACAATTGATGAATAGCTGGATGATTGCTGAGGTGATTAATTTTGGTCCAGTACAACAGGGTAATATGGCTTGGCGGTTTCAGTTCTGGCCTGATAAAAAAAACCTGATCAAGCGAAAAGTAGAAGGTTTTTTAGCCACTCATTCTCAGCCAAATACAATTTCTATAGAAACAGTTAAAACATCCAGTGTACTGGTTCAAGGGTTAAGCGCAGCTGAATATTTATTATTTGATCCTCAGCTTAAACCTGATCAACAGGTCACTAACAGTTCTCAACGCTGTAAAATGTTGGCCAGTATCAGTGCTCATTTATTTGCAAATGCTCAGCAGCTTGAAAAAAGCTGGCAAACTGAAACTGCTACGAATAAACCAACTGTCGAAGAGAGTATCAGCCAATTACTTAATGGCATGGCGACCCTAATCGAGCGTAGTCACAAGAAGCTGGTTATGCCCCTCGGTAAACAAAAAGCAAACCCTTATTTTGCTGAGTCCTGGCGTAGTCAACATTCAATCGACAATATTAAGCACAATTTAATTAGCATCAAGCAACTTTATCAGGTTCAATTAAAGCCGCTACTATTGGAGAAAAAACAAGGGAATTTATTAGCTGAGAAAATCGATCAACAATTTAACTTTACCTTTACACTGCTTGGTCAATTTAAACAATCACTTTTTATTTTATTAAAACAGCAGCAGTTAAAGCAGGCCTCTCAACTGGCTGAAAACTTAAAACAATTAAAACAACTGTTCAGTCAGCAATTACCCGACAAATTAGGTGTAATCATTAGTTTTAATGCTAATGATGGAGATTAA
- a CDS encoding DUF1513 domain-containing protein encodes MDRRQFLISLVAGGTGLAVSQHNWANTSTPLLVSAYKNQTGQYGVAAFSTVTHQPTWQLPLPARAHAISTHPNQPLAAVFDRRPGQQIHIVDWQQGKLITAINAAAKRHFYGHGVFSQDGKLLFCTENNWQQGTGVIGIYDTQHFTRQGEIASGGIGPHELVLHPDGQFLVVANGGILTHPNSGRKKLNLDSMAPNLSHISIETGKLVDQQVFVHHQLSIRHLAISQQGQIVAGMQYQGDQSDIEPLVASQLAQGRPLTPLAGDELAWLQMNQYTASVCILDHADTVVITCPRANQVMSWQLSTGKLGTTLNVADAAGAVAISTNHCAVTTGLGHLHTIKCHQGSMTPMTQQRFAGIAWDNHLALATI; translated from the coding sequence ATGGATCGGCGACAATTTCTGATCAGCCTTGTTGCAGGCGGTACCGGTTTGGCAGTCAGTCAGCATAACTGGGCGAACACGTCTACCCCACTCCTAGTGAGTGCCTATAAAAATCAAACAGGCCAATATGGCGTTGCGGCCTTTTCGACTGTTACACATCAACCAACATGGCAATTACCCTTACCTGCCAGAGCCCATGCCATTAGTACTCACCCTAATCAGCCGCTGGCAGCAGTATTCGACCGCCGACCAGGCCAGCAGATACATATTGTTGACTGGCAGCAAGGCAAATTAATTACTGCGATAAATGCGGCCGCTAAACGACACTTTTATGGCCATGGTGTTTTTAGTCAAGATGGAAAACTACTGTTTTGCACAGAAAATAACTGGCAGCAAGGCACTGGTGTTATTGGCATTTATGACACCCAACATTTTACCCGCCAGGGAGAAATTGCCAGTGGCGGCATTGGCCCCCATGAACTGGTATTGCATCCCGATGGACAATTTCTGGTGGTGGCCAACGGGGGCATTTTAACTCACCCAAACAGCGGTAGAAAAAAACTCAACCTGGATAGTATGGCCCCCAATCTGAGTCATATCAGCATTGAGACAGGCAAGCTGGTTGATCAACAAGTCTTTGTTCATCACCAACTGAGTATCCGTCACTTAGCTATTTCTCAACAAGGACAAATCGTTGCCGGTATGCAATATCAAGGTGACCAGTCAGATATTGAGCCTTTAGTTGCCAGTCAACTTGCTCAAGGTCGCCCCCTAACCCCACTTGCTGGAGATGAACTAGCCTGGCTGCAAATGAATCAATACACAGCGAGCGTCTGCATTCTCGATCATGCTGATACGGTTGTTATTACCTGCCCTCGTGCAAACCAAGTCATGAGCTGGCAGCTAAGCACCGGCAAGTTAGGGACTACCCTCAATGTGGCAGATGCCGCTGGAGCAGTTGCAATAAGTACGAATCATTGTGCTGTTACGACCGGGCTTGGGCACTTGCATACTATCAAATGCCACCAAGGCTCGATGACGCCAATGACTCAACAACGTTTTGCAGGTATCGCTTGGGACAATCACTTAGCACTTGCGACTATCTGA